In the Phycisphaerae bacterium genome, one interval contains:
- a CDS encoding GTPase domain-containing protein yields the protein MKRTDTTSRLHPLPGDELRLLSSAGGTLRTERRFDWPEPIVQAVHRILLEDSSTALPRVVALVGGASSGKSTIFNNLLDGHLASRIAARGHTTFGLILAVHDDDLEQLTHLLTERRLFPELGQATAGLDGDVAGSPDTVTVVRHSVSDLRGVLLLDTPDFTSDAARREGDLTLSLLPWFDQLLVVIDHERWFDRQAFGPLRDASAQFGQRRLVLFNRSREESMGAEDTNALRERAERLGADDMVVLEFRRGRGFCRFPPDVLDGVRTWLRGSLDSRRSSLLTQIARAAEHVLNQNDERRHRLTQMREAVEGAVARTTPSQWDTLTALLTPEERTQFDVVARVLRVRQASAWLGDQGRRLRSALAALPGIGSLWTTTRGPDRPPQPSHRSRAELAANHAGEVLRRVETELRRVHASSSFWSEIRRWSGTEPPPLEFESAGDHADRLREAATEFDRAVATWTQKVDKECSNVGANLQGALGVGAIGLAAVLIAVPGPLAVLSLAAAKGAVAGALGHLAAASGAGFLLGRPLGRLASVVQEKLVGSTELNAVRTAAEAIQRLIAAEIADRKDQVLVLAESMVLAEGDPLHAALESVQRIGASGHD from the coding sequence GTGAAACGAACCGACACAACCTCGCGTCTCCATCCTCTTCCCGGGGACGAGCTTCGTTTGCTCTCTTCGGCTGGTGGGACACTCCGCACCGAGCGGCGATTCGATTGGCCTGAGCCCATCGTGCAGGCCGTTCACCGGATCCTGCTGGAGGACTCCTCGACGGCGCTTCCGCGTGTCGTGGCGCTGGTGGGCGGCGCGTCATCGGGCAAGAGCACGATTTTCAACAACCTGCTCGACGGCCACCTCGCGAGCCGAATTGCGGCGCGTGGGCACACGACATTCGGCCTGATCCTCGCTGTGCACGACGACGATCTCGAGCAGCTGACTCATTTGCTCACCGAACGTCGGCTGTTTCCGGAGCTTGGGCAAGCTACGGCCGGGCTGGACGGGGACGTTGCGGGGAGTCCGGACACAGTCACTGTTGTCCGCCACAGCGTGAGCGATCTCAGAGGGGTACTCCTGCTGGATACGCCTGATTTCACGTCAGACGCGGCCCGCCGGGAAGGCGACCTTACGCTGAGCCTGCTTCCTTGGTTCGACCAGTTGCTGGTCGTCATCGACCATGAACGCTGGTTCGATCGCCAGGCATTCGGTCCGCTTCGTGATGCATCCGCACAATTCGGCCAGCGACGTCTGGTTCTGTTCAACCGCTCCCGAGAGGAATCGATGGGGGCGGAGGATACCAACGCCCTCCGCGAACGGGCCGAAAGACTTGGGGCCGACGACATGGTGGTTCTGGAGTTTCGCCGGGGGCGCGGTTTCTGCCGATTTCCCCCCGATGTGCTCGATGGCGTCCGTACTTGGCTGAGGGGATCTCTCGACTCCCGCCGGAGTTCCCTGCTCACGCAGATTGCCCGCGCCGCGGAGCACGTGCTCAACCAGAATGACGAGCGCCGACATCGTCTGACACAGATGCGAGAGGCGGTGGAAGGAGCCGTCGCCCGAACAACGCCCTCGCAATGGGACACACTGACGGCCCTCCTGACGCCCGAGGAACGCACGCAATTCGATGTCGTTGCACGTGTCTTGCGCGTCCGCCAGGCGTCGGCCTGGCTCGGCGATCAGGGTCGCAGGCTGCGTTCGGCGCTTGCCGCACTGCCCGGAATTGGCTCCCTCTGGACTACAACGCGTGGGCCCGATCGCCCGCCTCAACCGTCCCATCGTTCCCGGGCCGAACTCGCCGCGAATCACGCCGGCGAAGTGCTTCGAAGGGTCGAAACAGAATTGCGCCGCGTCCACGCGTCCTCATCGTTCTGGAGCGAAATCCGCCGATGGAGCGGCACGGAGCCGCCTCCACTTGAATTTGAGAGTGCCGGAGACCATGCCGATCGTCTCCGCGAAGCCGCCACCGAATTCGATCGCGCCGTCGCCACTTGGACGCAGAAAGTCGACAAGGAATGCAGCAATGTCGGAGCCAATCTCCAGGGCGCACTGGGCGTGGGCGCGATCGGGCTGGCAGCCGTCCTGATTGCCGTGCCTGGACCGCTTGCCGTCCTTTCCCTCGCCGCGGCCAAGGGGGCTGTCGCGGGAGCGCTGGGACACCTGGCCGCCGCCAGTGGCGCGGGCTTTCTCTTGGGCCGGCCGTTGGGACGGCTCGCTTCCGTCGTCCAGGAGAAGCTTGTCGGCAGCACCGAGTTGAACGCCGTTCGTACGGCGGCCGAGGCCATTCAGCGCTTGATTGCCGCCGAAATCGCCGATCGAAAAGACCAGGTTCTTGTATTGGCTGAGTCAATGGTCCTGGCGGAAGGCGACCCCCTCCACGCCGCGCTCGAATCGGTACAGCGCATCGGAGCTTCGGGGCATGACTAG
- a CDS encoding ATP-dependent Clp protease ATP-binding subunit, translating to MFERFTDRARKVMALANQEAQRFNHEYIGTEHILLGLVKEGSGVGANVLKNLDVDLRKVRLEVEKLVKSGPETVTMGKLPQTPRAKKVIEYAIEEARNLNHNYVGTEHLLLGLLRETDGVAAQVLMNLNLRLEDVREEVLNLLGASEEAEEAGAVPGGETKKTKSKTPALDSFGRDLTEIARQGKLDPVIGRAKEIERIIQILCRRQKNNPVLLGEAGVGKTAIVEGLASRIVAGDVPELLAEYRIVVLDLAMMVAGTKYRGQFEERIKAVMNEVRRAGNVILFIDELHTLVGAGGAEGAIDASNVLKPALSRGEIQCIGATTLDEYRKYIEKDSALERRFQQIIVEPPSKGETVEILKGLRDRYEAHHRVQITDTAIDSAVELSNRYITRVQPDKAIDVMDEAGARVRLKTMTKPPDLTDLEREVDKLSAEKDEAVKNADYERAAQIRDQIDSIKLKKRTLQREWRDRSKEIEGVVDDEVIAEVVSSMTGIPLKRLGRDEADRLLSLETELHKRIVSQQEAVAAVSRAVRRSRSGLKDPNRPMGSFIFVGPSGVGKTYLAKCLAEFMFGDPDALFVIDMSEYMEKHNVSRLIGAPPGYVGYEEGGQLTERIRRRPYSVILLDEIEKAHPDVFNMLLQIMEEGRLTDSFGRHVDFKNTILIMTSNVGAHRITHQEEFGFQKRTEEISYGKMKETLKTELDNYFRPEFLNRLDEVIVFHKLNHEDMVHILDLELDKLAKRLAEQNVSLEVTPEAKDHLIDIGTDEKFGARPLRRAIEHHLEDALSEAMLRGEFAGKNRVLVTLQPPSEEGQKPTLKLEGIAADTSQGEPVGAGHGEGT from the coding sequence ATGTTTGAACGTTTCACCGACCGGGCTCGCAAGGTGATGGCGCTGGCGAATCAGGAAGCGCAGCGCTTCAACCACGAGTATATCGGGACGGAACACATCCTCCTCGGCTTGGTCAAGGAGGGATCGGGCGTCGGGGCCAACGTGCTCAAGAACCTCGACGTCGACCTCCGTAAAGTCCGCCTCGAAGTGGAGAAGCTCGTCAAGAGCGGTCCCGAGACCGTAACCATGGGCAAGCTTCCGCAGACGCCGCGGGCCAAGAAGGTTATCGAGTACGCCATCGAGGAAGCGCGAAACCTGAATCACAACTACGTCGGCACGGAACACCTGCTCCTGGGCCTTCTGCGGGAAACAGACGGCGTTGCGGCGCAGGTGCTCATGAATCTCAATCTCCGTCTGGAGGATGTGCGCGAGGAGGTGCTCAATCTGCTCGGCGCCAGCGAAGAGGCGGAAGAGGCCGGAGCCGTGCCCGGCGGCGAAACCAAGAAAACCAAGAGCAAGACCCCGGCGCTGGACTCCTTCGGACGCGATCTCACGGAAATCGCCCGCCAGGGCAAGCTCGATCCGGTCATCGGCCGAGCCAAGGAGATCGAGCGAATCATCCAGATTCTCTGCCGTCGCCAGAAGAACAACCCCGTTCTACTCGGTGAGGCCGGCGTGGGTAAGACGGCCATCGTCGAGGGACTGGCGTCTCGAATTGTCGCCGGTGATGTCCCCGAGCTTCTCGCCGAATATCGCATCGTCGTCCTGGACCTGGCCATGATGGTGGCCGGGACGAAGTACCGCGGGCAATTCGAGGAGCGGATCAAGGCGGTGATGAACGAGGTTCGCCGAGCGGGCAATGTCATCCTTTTCATCGACGAGCTGCACACGCTGGTCGGCGCCGGTGGAGCGGAGGGGGCGATCGATGCCTCCAACGTGCTCAAGCCTGCCCTATCTCGCGGTGAAATCCAGTGCATCGGTGCGACGACGCTGGACGAGTACCGGAAGTACATTGAAAAGGACAGCGCCCTGGAGCGCCGCTTCCAGCAGATCATTGTCGAGCCGCCCAGCAAGGGTGAAACCGTCGAGATTCTCAAGGGCCTGCGAGACCGCTACGAGGCGCACCATCGCGTTCAGATTACCGATACCGCCATCGACTCGGCCGTCGAGCTCTCCAACCGGTACATCACGCGTGTTCAGCCGGACAAGGCCATCGACGTGATGGACGAAGCCGGTGCCCGCGTGCGCCTCAAGACCATGACCAAACCGCCGGACTTGACCGACCTCGAGCGCGAAGTGGACAAGCTCTCGGCGGAGAAGGACGAGGCAGTCAAGAACGCCGACTATGAACGGGCGGCGCAGATTCGCGACCAGATCGATTCCATCAAGCTCAAGAAGCGGACGCTCCAGCGCGAGTGGCGCGACCGCAGCAAGGAAATTGAGGGCGTCGTGGACGACGAGGTCATCGCCGAAGTGGTGAGCTCCATGACGGGCATTCCGCTCAAGCGATTGGGCCGCGATGAGGCCGACCGATTGCTGAGCCTCGAAACCGAACTCCACAAGCGCATTGTGAGCCAGCAGGAGGCTGTCGCGGCCGTCTCGCGCGCCGTGCGGCGTAGCCGCAGTGGGCTCAAGGACCCCAACCGGCCGATGGGCAGCTTCATTTTCGTCGGTCCGTCGGGCGTCGGTAAGACGTACCTGGCTAAATGCCTGGCCGAGTTCATGTTCGGCGATCCGGATGCGTTGTTCGTCATCGACATGTCGGAGTACATGGAGAAGCACAACGTCTCCCGCCTGATCGGTGCGCCGCCGGGGTATGTCGGGTACGAAGAGGGCGGGCAGCTCACGGAACGTATCCGCCGCCGTCCATACTCGGTGATCCTGCTCGACGAGATCGAGAAGGCTCACCCGGACGTTTTCAACATGCTGCTTCAGATCATGGAGGAGGGCCGATTGACGGATTCGTTCGGCCGGCACGTGGACTTCAAGAACACCATCCTGATTATGACCAGCAACGTGGGCGCGCACCGCATCACGCACCAGGAGGAGTTCGGCTTTCAGAAGCGGACTGAGGAGATTTCGTACGGCAAGATGAAGGAAACTCTTAAGACAGAGCTCGACAACTACTTCCGTCCGGAGTTCCTCAATCGCCTGGACGAGGTCATCGTGTTCCACAAGCTAAATCACGAAGACATGGTCCATATTCTCGATCTGGAACTGGACAAGCTGGCCAAGCGTCTGGCCGAGCAGAATGTGTCGCTGGAGGTCACGCCGGAGGCGAAGGACCACCTGATCGACATCGGCACGGACGAGAAGTTCGGTGCCCGACCGCTCCGCCGCGCGATCGAGCACCACCTGGAGGACGCCCTGTCCGAGGCCATGCTCCGCGGTGAATTCGCCGGCAAGAACCGTGTGTTGGTTACACTCCAGCCGCCGAGCGAGGAAGGGCAAAAACCGACGCTCAAGCTGGAGGGAATTGCCGCGGATACGTCGCAGGGCGAGCCCGTCGGCGCCGGTCACGGTGAAGGTACGTAG
- a CDS encoding ABC transporter ATP-binding protein: protein MVQTINLTKRYGKLTALDNLHLQIEDGECFGYIGPNGAGKTTTIKILATLLQPTWGEARICGHVIGYESRKIRPLIGYVPDFFGAYEDMVVQEYLEFFASAYNIIGKQRTQVVNDVLELTDLVYKRDALVDSLSRGMQQRLSIARVLLHDPKVLLLDEPASGLDPRARIEIRELLKELRRMGKTIIISSHILHELAELCTTVGIIEQGKLLFHGTLEEIIHRARTATKVHVRVTEQQDLAAQLLQKTRGIKSVEQLNGQILVELERQTHDFTPLIKLLVQNNFRVREIKEEEVNLETAFMRLTKGMVQ from the coding sequence ATCGTACAGACCATCAATCTGACCAAACGCTACGGTAAGCTCACCGCACTGGACAATCTGCACCTGCAGATCGAGGACGGGGAGTGTTTTGGCTATATCGGGCCCAACGGTGCGGGCAAGACGACCACGATCAAGATTCTGGCGACGCTGCTCCAGCCGACCTGGGGCGAGGCCCGCATCTGCGGTCATGTGATCGGATATGAATCCCGAAAGATCCGCCCGCTGATCGGTTATGTGCCGGACTTCTTCGGTGCCTACGAGGACATGGTCGTCCAGGAATACCTCGAGTTCTTCGCCAGCGCGTACAACATCATCGGCAAGCAGCGGACCCAGGTGGTCAACGATGTACTCGAACTGACCGACCTCGTGTACAAGCGGGACGCGCTGGTCGATTCACTTTCCCGCGGAATGCAGCAGCGCCTCAGCATCGCCCGCGTGCTCCTTCATGATCCGAAGGTGCTGCTGCTGGACGAGCCTGCCAGCGGACTGGATCCCCGCGCGCGAATCGAGATTCGGGAACTCCTTAAAGAACTCCGCCGCATGGGCAAGACGATCATCATCAGCTCTCACATTCTTCACGAATTGGCGGAGCTATGCACGACCGTCGGCATCATCGAACAGGGGAAGCTGCTGTTCCACGGAACGCTGGAGGAAATCATCCATCGCGCAAGGACGGCGACCAAGGTGCACGTCCGCGTGACCGAGCAGCAGGACCTCGCGGCACAATTGCTGCAGAAGACAAGGGGGATCAAGTCGGTCGAGCAGCTCAATGGCCAAATACTTGTCGAACTCGAGCGACAAACGCATGACTTCACGCCCCTGATCAAGCTGCTGGTCCAGAACAATTTCCGGGTGCGGGAAATCAAGGAGGAGGAGGTCAATCTCGAGACAGCCTTCATGCGGTTGACCAAGGGCATGGTGCAATGA
- a CDS encoding ABC transporter permease subunit has protein sequence MNAVFHRLSVWLWHLLPANPILVRVVHGASRRPRHLWLRAAYLAALLVVVLFSLVSSMSGRTGSLSELAKGASRTFEFASMAQLALMCFLAPVFTAAAITQERDAQTYNILLSTPLTNGQIVLGSLMSRLFFVIVLLLAGLPIFLITMVYGGVTTSQVIESFALSGATAILTGSLAIFVAMMRVGTRSTIFSFYLLIALYLVSVYLLGYYWQPSWMEESAANLDGRRMSWLTPLHPFLALDVSLNRVYAPPLAHLGDYPRWATWALAFPAAAYVTWTLMAASLLYFASLYFVRRGAKVGEMTLMNRILGRFTRVAGDGERKRAPRSVWSNPVAWREARTRAGGGAVLRWAIILGGIGGSLMLFVMYVNGSLTADEVRGWLAKLMVSQFAIALIIATNTAATSMTKERESKTMDILLTTPVTSRYILWGKLRGLVSFAAPLLLGPVVVVMLFGVYGLFQSESATSSPAAWIEVAPLMAAMMVIYTACACVIGLRISLVSRKNVTAVMYSVGAIVLLCGASWALGNQIVRNSGGEFGAFLAPFTPFTSLWYVTDPSGLFDSASELAKRAHAARTAAVIGSAIAFGLYAFVVWSVYSGLVRNFDMIVRRQSGT, from the coding sequence ATGAACGCCGTTTTCCATCGTCTCTCGGTCTGGTTGTGGCATCTGCTGCCCGCGAATCCCATTCTGGTGCGCGTGGTACACGGTGCATCGCGTCGCCCACGACATCTCTGGCTGCGAGCGGCCTATCTGGCAGCCTTGCTCGTGGTGGTCTTGTTCTCACTGGTCTCGTCGATGAGTGGTCGAACCGGGTCACTGAGTGAACTGGCGAAGGGTGCTTCGCGTACGTTCGAATTCGCATCCATGGCGCAACTGGCGCTGATGTGCTTTCTTGCCCCGGTATTCACCGCGGCGGCAATTACGCAGGAACGGGACGCCCAGACATACAATATCCTGCTGTCCACGCCGCTTACGAACGGACAAATCGTGCTGGGCTCATTGATGAGCCGTCTTTTCTTCGTGATCGTGCTGCTGCTCGCCGGGCTTCCGATTTTTCTCATCACCATGGTTTACGGTGGCGTTACGACCTCGCAGGTGATCGAGAGCTTTGCATTGTCCGGCGCGACCGCCATTCTCACCGGATCCCTGGCGATCTTCGTGGCCATGATGCGCGTCGGCACGCGGAGTACGATTTTCTCATTCTACCTGCTCATTGCGCTCTATCTCGTCAGCGTGTATCTGCTGGGGTACTACTGGCAGCCCTCATGGATGGAGGAGTCGGCGGCGAATCTGGATGGGCGGCGGATGAGTTGGCTAACGCCGCTGCACCCGTTTCTCGCCTTGGACGTTTCGCTCAACCGCGTCTACGCTCCGCCGCTCGCCCATTTGGGCGATTACCCCCGATGGGCAACATGGGCTCTGGCGTTCCCTGCGGCGGCCTATGTGACCTGGACGCTCATGGCGGCGTCACTGCTCTATTTCGCAAGCCTGTACTTCGTTCGTCGTGGAGCGAAGGTGGGAGAGATGACCCTGATGAATCGGATCTTGGGCCGGTTCACACGGGTCGCGGGAGACGGCGAACGGAAGCGCGCCCCGCGTTCGGTATGGTCCAATCCGGTGGCGTGGCGGGAGGCGCGAACCCGGGCGGGCGGGGGGGCGGTGCTCCGCTGGGCCATCATTCTCGGCGGTATCGGCGGGTCGCTGATGCTTTTTGTGATGTACGTCAACGGCAGTCTCACGGCCGATGAGGTGCGCGGTTGGCTCGCCAAACTCATGGTCAGCCAGTTCGCCATCGCGCTTATCATTGCCACGAACACCGCGGCGACTTCCATGACCAAGGAGCGCGAATCGAAGACGATGGACATTCTGCTGACCACGCCGGTGACGAGTCGCTATATCCTGTGGGGCAAGCTTCGCGGGCTGGTGAGCTTCGCCGCACCGTTGCTTCTGGGGCCCGTTGTTGTGGTGATGCTGTTCGGAGTCTACGGGCTGTTCCAATCCGAATCAGCGACCTCCAGCCCCGCCGCCTGGATTGAGGTCGCGCCCCTCATGGCCGCCATGATGGTGATCTATACCGCCTGTGCTTGCGTGATCGGCCTGCGCATTTCGCTGGTCAGCCGCAAGAATGTCACGGCGGTGATGTACAGTGTCGGCGCCATCGTGCTCCTGTGCGGTGCCTCGTGGGCACTCGGGAACCAGATCGTCCGCAACTCCGGCGGCGAATTCGGCGCCTTTCTCGCCCCGTTCACTCCTTTTACTTCACTCTGGTACGTGACCGATCCTTCGGGCTTGTTTGATTCAGCAAGTGAGCTTGCCAAGCGCGCCCATGCGGCGCGGACCGCGGCCGTCATCGGGAGCGCTATCGCCTTCGGGCTATACGCATTCGTTGTCTGGAGCGTCTACAGCGGCCTGGTGCGCAACTTCGACATGATCGTGCGGAGGCAGTCGGGGACGTAG
- a CDS encoding serine/threonine-protein phosphatase yields MLYNPVNEGPSRIDRTPPSLDIPALVLYAPGMGNLPRIGSSKDSGPPPFGIDAGNGRSDQEKLAALTDMVREMSLQEDPQQLVGVFRRAAAELYPGGDMVAISRRDVQPPYYRITRSTRWNEDINPWLQPDRLPLLCGGLLGHFLENARPERLRDICVPPDDPAYAYVGDARAAVALPIYERGEALNMVVRTSPDPAHFDDLRLADALLQANLFGRATSSLILSRKLQDAYTALDRELKQVGRIQRALLPPVLPRIPGLEMAVSYVTAARAGGDYYDFFNLGGNRWGLLIADVSGHGTPAAVVMSMIRTILHSSCMSDRTPADMLRHVNGQLMAHGMGDDGAFVTAFYGIYRSGDRGLTYASAGHNPPLVVDRRIRVRELDEAQALPLGVDADHEYVQRDTTLQHGDTMLLYTDGITEAMNDRREMYGRDRLLSCVREDVPNAQHIIDCVTNKLIGFTGDAQPADDQTLLAVRVKS; encoded by the coding sequence GTCAACGAAGGCCCCAGCCGGATCGACCGGACGCCTCCGTCTCTCGACATTCCCGCTCTGGTTCTCTACGCTCCGGGCATGGGAAACCTCCCAAGGATCGGCTCATCGAAGGACTCGGGACCGCCTCCGTTCGGCATCGATGCAGGAAACGGCCGTTCGGACCAAGAGAAGCTTGCCGCATTGACCGATATGGTCCGGGAAATGAGCCTCCAAGAGGACCCGCAGCAACTGGTGGGGGTTTTTCGGCGCGCGGCCGCGGAACTCTACCCCGGCGGCGACATGGTGGCCATCAGCCGTCGCGATGTTCAACCCCCCTACTACCGCATCACGCGCAGCACGCGTTGGAACGAGGATATCAACCCCTGGCTGCAACCGGACCGATTGCCGCTCCTTTGTGGCGGTCTCCTGGGCCATTTCCTCGAAAACGCCAGGCCCGAACGCTTGCGCGACATCTGCGTCCCTCCCGATGACCCGGCCTATGCCTACGTCGGGGATGCGCGCGCCGCGGTGGCCCTTCCCATTTACGAGCGCGGTGAGGCGCTCAACATGGTGGTGCGGACGTCACCGGACCCCGCCCATTTCGATGATCTTCGCTTGGCGGATGCGCTGCTCCAAGCCAATCTTTTCGGCCGGGCCACCAGCTCGCTCATTCTTTCGAGAAAACTGCAGGACGCCTACACCGCGCTCGATCGCGAACTCAAGCAGGTGGGCCGAATCCAACGGGCATTGCTTCCGCCCGTGCTTCCACGAATACCGGGTTTGGAGATGGCCGTCTCGTACGTGACCGCCGCCCGAGCGGGAGGCGACTACTACGACTTTTTCAATCTCGGCGGCAACCGATGGGGCTTGCTCATCGCCGACGTCAGCGGTCATGGGACGCCGGCTGCGGTGGTCATGTCAATGATTCGAACGATCCTCCATTCGTCCTGCATGTCCGACCGGACTCCGGCTGACATGCTCCGGCATGTCAACGGACAGCTCATGGCCCACGGCATGGGAGACGACGGCGCGTTCGTCACCGCGTTCTACGGCATTTACCGATCCGGCGATCGTGGTCTCACCTACGCCTCCGCGGGGCACAACCCCCCGTTGGTCGTCGATCGCCGGATCCGGGTCCGCGAGCTTGATGAAGCCCAAGCGCTGCCGCTTGGCGTTGACGCCGACCACGAGTACGTCCAGCGCGATACAACTTTGCAGCATGGCGACACCATGCTTCTCTATACCGACGGGATCACTGAAGCGATGAACGACCGGCGCGAAATGTACGGCCGGGACCGCCTCCTGAGCTGTGTCCGTGAGGACGTACCCAACGCCCAGCACATCATCGACTGCGTGACCAACAAGCTGATCGGATTTACCGGCGACGCCCAACCCGCCGACGATCAGACGCTACTGGCAGTTCGGGTAAAGTCCTAG